A section of the Chryseobacterium ginsenosidimutans genome encodes:
- a CDS encoding SusC/RagA family TonB-linked outer membrane protein — protein MRKETQKLFILSLLGLVSVNVVAQQKAKRDTIKNIDEVVVTALGIKRQDRSLGYVAEKINSEELLKTQNNNWSQALEGKVAGLKIQTAGAGPLGSSIIKLRGDISMNPDQNNALIVIDGVPMNNNTTGTGFSAYGAGSKADLPIDYGNGINTVNPDDIESITVLKGSTASALYGSRGAGGAIMITTKSGKGKKGKVQVSLNSYSSYDTVLKWPDYQYEYGQGTMQKDAGGNYFYSYGASADGINTGGTSSAFGPKFAGQYYFQYDPTTEGQSATRQLWRPYKDNIKDFWQTGTTFSNNIAIEASNENTSFRSSLTYLKNEWMMPNTGFNRFNAAFSVDHKLNEKLKIGIKLNYNKTKSDNLPATGYSNQSISYFMIFQNPNVDLSWYKPIWKVGKDQVEQIHPFSSFIDNPYLIAYEMLNGVDKNFITGNVNINYKITKNFDVMLRSGMELTNEERTQKRPWNTANYLQGMYREQHVKLMDLNNDILFTYRNKFNDFDFSASAGGNIRYTEYTMNDYLAEGLQKPGLYTMPNGISTIIKFAKPSDKQVNSAYALTTLSYKNLAFLDLTARNDWSSTLPKENRSYFYPSVATSFILSDIFNLASDKFNYWKLRASWSKVGNDTNPYQLIKYYNNSDFTGSVESPATYPNPNLRPNMITNIEAGMDFTILKNRINYTITAYQNNSKDQIVTIPVLWETGYSGRVINAGEVRNRGLEMTLNTYPVKNKNFSWSVNANWSMNRNKILSIPAEFQGEPYTMGSVGGVVYFNAVVGGSLGDMYGYGLMYSPDGQVIFNATDGLTAKPTQMKKIGNAYPEWRAGLQNEFRYKGITVSFSFDGQYKGMAYSQSHHKMTEQGKLEHTLIGRDNPGGLIVGAGVVQNPDGSFSPNTKGVLASAYYADYYRRANVETNTFDTSFIKLRDARIAYTFPKSVTEQLKITDLTIALFGRNLWMWSKFPLFDPEVATLNDNQITPGVEMGQLPTARTVGIQLNVKF, from the coding sequence ATGCGTAAAGAGACACAAAAGTTATTTATTTTATCACTATTGGGGCTGGTCAGTGTCAATGTGGTGGCTCAACAAAAGGCAAAACGAGACACTATCAAAAACATAGACGAAGTAGTGGTAACCGCTCTCGGAATCAAAAGGCAAGACAGATCTTTAGGGTACGTTGCAGAAAAAATAAATTCTGAAGAACTTTTAAAAACCCAGAATAACAACTGGTCACAGGCTCTGGAAGGAAAAGTAGCCGGATTAAAAATTCAGACTGCAGGAGCCGGGCCATTAGGAAGTTCAATCATCAAATTACGTGGTGATATTTCTATGAATCCAGATCAAAATAACGCTCTCATCGTTATAGACGGTGTGCCTATGAATAATAATACGACAGGAACAGGATTTTCCGCTTATGGTGCAGGTTCTAAGGCAGATTTACCTATCGATTACGGAAATGGTATCAATACAGTAAATCCTGATGATATTGAATCTATTACCGTTTTAAAAGGTTCTACAGCATCGGCTCTGTATGGTTCCAGAGGTGCAGGCGGGGCAATCATGATTACCACAAAATCAGGAAAAGGTAAGAAAGGAAAAGTACAGGTTAGTTTAAACTCTTATTCCAGTTACGACACGGTATTAAAATGGCCGGATTACCAGTATGAATACGGTCAGGGAACAATGCAGAAGGACGCAGGCGGAAATTACTTTTACTCTTACGGAGCTTCTGCAGACGGTATAAATACAGGCGGAACGAGTAGTGCTTTCGGACCGAAGTTCGCAGGACAGTATTATTTTCAGTATGATCCTACAACGGAGGGGCAAAGTGCAACAAGGCAATTATGGCGTCCTTATAAAGACAATATTAAAGATTTTTGGCAGACAGGAACAACTTTCTCAAACAATATAGCAATAGAAGCTTCCAACGAAAATACATCTTTCAGATCATCTTTAACCTATTTAAAGAATGAATGGATGATGCCAAATACGGGTTTCAACAGATTTAATGCCGCTTTTTCAGTTGATCATAAATTAAATGAAAAATTAAAAATAGGTATTAAACTAAATTACAATAAAACAAAAAGTGACAATCTACCTGCAACAGGATACAGCAATCAGTCTATTTCTTATTTCATGATTTTCCAGAATCCGAATGTTGATCTGTCTTGGTATAAGCCGATATGGAAAGTAGGTAAAGATCAGGTTGAGCAGATTCATCCGTTCAGTTCGTTCATCGACAATCCTTATTTGATTGCCTACGAAATGCTGAATGGTGTTGATAAAAACTTCATTACAGGAAACGTAAATATTAATTATAAAATTACTAAGAACTTCGACGTAATGTTGAGGTCGGGAATGGAATTAACCAATGAGGAGCGTACTCAAAAAAGACCTTGGAATACGGCAAATTATCTTCAGGGGATGTACAGAGAGCAGCATGTGAAGTTGATGGATTTAAACAATGACATCTTATTTACTTACAGAAATAAATTCAATGATTTCGATTTCAGTGCATCAGCAGGAGGAAATATCCGTTACACAGAATATACAATGAATGATTATCTGGCAGAGGGGCTTCAGAAACCCGGGCTTTATACAATGCCAAATGGTATTTCAACAATTATAAAATTCGCAAAACCAAGCGACAAGCAGGTTAACAGTGCGTATGCTTTGACAACTTTAAGCTACAAAAATCTGGCCTTTTTAGATCTTACTGCGAGAAACGACTGGAGCAGTACACTTCCTAAGGAGAACCGTTCATATTTTTATCCTTCGGTTGCCACGTCGTTTATTCTTTCGGATATTTTCAATTTAGCATCTGATAAATTTAACTATTGGAAACTAAGAGCTTCATGGTCTAAAGTAGGTAATGATACAAATCCTTATCAGTTAATCAAATATTATAACAACAGTGATTTTACGGGTTCTGTAGAATCTCCGGCAACATATCCAAATCCGAACTTGAGACCCAATATGATTACCAATATCGAAGCGGGAATGGATTTCACGATTCTTAAAAATAGAATTAATTATACAATCACAGCTTATCAGAACAATTCAAAAGATCAGATTGTTACAATTCCTGTATTATGGGAAACCGGGTATAGCGGAAGGGTTATCAATGCAGGAGAAGTGAGAAACAGAGGTCTTGAAATGACCTTAAATACTTACCCTGTAAAAAATAAAAATTTCTCATGGAGCGTAAATGCAAACTGGTCGATGAATAGAAACAAAATTCTTTCTATTCCAGCAGAATTTCAGGGAGAGCCTTACACTATGGGAAGTGTAGGAGGTGTTGTTTACTTTAATGCAGTTGTCGGCGGTTCATTAGGAGATATGTACGGCTACGGGTTGATGTATTCACCGGACGGACAGGTTATTTTTAATGCAACCGATGGCTTAACGGCAAAACCTACTCAGATGAAGAAAATAGGAAATGCCTATCCCGAATGGAGAGCTGGCCTTCAAAATGAATTCAGGTATAAAGGAATTACGGTAAGTTTCTCATTTGATGGTCAGTACAAAGGTATGGCTTATTCTCAGTCTCATCACAAAATGACAGAACAGGGAAAACTTGAGCATACATTAATAGGAAGGGACAATCCTGGAGGTTTAATCGTGGGAGCAGGAGTTGTTCAGAATCCTGACGGTTCATTCTCTCCGAATACGAAAGGAGTTTTGGCATCGGCTTATTACGCAGACTATTACAGAAGAGCAAACGTAGAAACGAATACATTCGATACTTCTTTTATCAAATTAAGAGATGCCAGAATCGCTTATACATTCCCGAAAAGCGTCACTGAACAGCTTAAAATTACAGACTTAACTATCGCTTTATTCGGAAGAAACCTTTGGATGTGGTCGAAGTTTCCATTATTTGATCCGGAAGTTGCAACACTTAATGATAATCAAATCACTCCGGGGGTAGAAATGGGGCAATTGCCGACAGCCAGAACGGTAGGTATTCAGCTTAATGTTAAATTTTAA
- a CDS encoding SusD/RagB family nutrient-binding outer membrane lipoprotein has protein sequence MKKLLLNIILITGISLFSVSCDRNLDEVNVDESRISEPVASKLLVPIQYNMSAVNYMRANDFTFDIMQVSLDFPNEGNSLSRYYITENTGAGFWNNSYKWLMQINDMKKAAIRDNDVNYQAIAMVLNAWVYSNLTDTYGDVPFSEASRLDETVSKPKFDKQKDIYVKLLDDLKAANSLFVTTKLLTGSDLFYKAESDANGIVNWKKFCNSLSLRLLTRILSKNGEVNVNERILEIINDPAKYPIFQSNAETAKVNVTGVAPLLPPIARPQDFTTSRAASAFFVETLKSNNDPRMAMFFSQAKDLAPPQPNIGYKGAPTGYAYGTVFTYQPSNMNQNLAKAPLNILVYPYAELQFILAELAYKGIIPGNAQTFYENGVKATIEQWGSTMPANYFTNQNIAYNGSLERIMLQKYVSLFFVDQQQWFEKRRTGFPVLPNNGGLLNNGNMPSRLMYPPNPRVLNTANYQAAVQQMGGDDINVKVWWNKP, from the coding sequence ATGAAAAAATTACTTTTAAATATAATACTAATTACAGGGATTAGTTTGTTTTCAGTTTCTTGTGACAGAAATTTAGATGAGGTAAATGTTGACGAAAGCAGAATCAGTGAGCCTGTAGCTTCAAAATTACTGGTTCCGATCCAATATAATATGTCTGCAGTTAATTACATGAGAGCCAATGATTTTACTTTTGATATCATGCAGGTTTCTCTTGATTTTCCAAATGAAGGAAACTCTTTGAGCCGTTACTATATTACAGAAAATACAGGTGCCGGTTTTTGGAACAACAGCTATAAATGGCTGATGCAGATTAATGACATGAAAAAAGCTGCAATAAGGGATAATGATGTTAATTATCAGGCGATTGCAATGGTTCTTAATGCTTGGGTTTATTCTAATCTTACCGATACTTACGGTGATGTGCCATTTAGTGAAGCCTCAAGGCTGGACGAAACTGTTTCTAAACCAAAATTCGATAAGCAGAAAGATATTTATGTGAAATTATTAGACGATTTAAAAGCAGCAAACTCTCTTTTTGTAACAACCAAATTATTAACGGGATCTGACCTTTTCTACAAAGCAGAAAGTGATGCAAATGGCATCGTTAACTGGAAAAAGTTCTGTAATTCTCTCTCATTAAGACTTTTAACGAGGATTTTAAGCAAAAACGGAGAGGTTAATGTTAATGAGAGAATCTTAGAAATAATTAATGATCCTGCGAAATACCCTATTTTCCAAAGTAATGCAGAAACTGCAAAAGTAAACGTAACCGGAGTTGCTCCACTTTTGCCTCCAATTGCAAGACCTCAGGATTTTACAACAAGCAGGGCAGCTTCAGCGTTTTTTGTTGAAACTTTAAAGTCAAACAATGATCCTCGTATGGCAATGTTTTTTAGTCAGGCAAAAGATCTTGCGCCTCCTCAGCCGAATATTGGCTATAAAGGCGCTCCGACAGGTTATGCATATGGAACGGTTTTTACTTATCAGCCTTCAAATATGAACCAAAACCTGGCAAAAGCTCCTTTAAATATTCTGGTTTATCCGTATGCTGAATTGCAGTTTATCCTTGCAGAATTGGCTTATAAAGGAATTATCCCTGGAAATGCGCAAACTTTCTACGAAAACGGAGTAAAGGCAACAATTGAGCAATGGGGTTCTACAATGCCGGCCAATTATTTTACAAATCAAAATATCGCTTACAACGGAAGTTTAGAGAGGATTATGCTTCAAAAATATGTTTCTTTATTTTTCGTAGATCAGCAACAGTGGTTTGAAAAAAGAAGAACAGGCTTCCCGGTTCTGCCAAATAACGGAGGTCTCCTAAATAACGGAAATATGCCTTCAAGATTAATGTATCCTCCTAACCCGAGAGTTTTGAATACGGCAAATTACCAGGCTGCTGTTCAGCAAATGGGAGGTGATGATATCAATGTAAAAGTTTGGTGGAATAAACCATAA
- a CDS encoding calcineurin-like phosphoesterase C-terminal domain-containing protein, with the protein MNIKFLMPCLLMSAMAFSQTSVSGYVFEDSNKNLKKENKEKGIEGVAVSNGVQVVLTDKNGRYSLPVQENQTVFVIKPSGYMTPVNGNNLPQYYYQYKPKGSPSDFKYKGSAPTGELPKELNFALNKQNESKNFDILVFGDPQPYTEKELDYFKRAIVNEVKNTKKNAVLGISLGDLVGDNLSLQKPYADVMKEVGLPWYNVMGNHDMNYDAKEDLFSDETFESNFGPANYSFNYGNVHFIILDDILYPDPRDGKGYWGGFREDQLKFVENDLKLVDKNKLVVVSFHIPLEHKNEDNFRNADRQKLFDYLTPFQNALILSAHTHIQQQIFYGKQAGWNGSKDLHEYNAGTTCGDWWSGTTDDAGLPTSTMRDGTAKGYSFITFNDNQYKVKYKTAGKPEDYQIKLYVPKAIPGKTSAKILANFFMGSKKDKVEYKIDGDQWEAMEYDETIDPNFAMSVFKWDVTQNLFPGRRPSNPEMSKHIWTGAFPKKLSLGKHKVEVRTVDMYGNQFSTSEEFEVQNPVLIP; encoded by the coding sequence ATGAATATAAAATTCTTAATGCCTTGTCTATTAATGTCTGCAATGGCATTCTCTCAAACTTCTGTTTCAGGATATGTGTTTGAAGACAGTAATAAAAATCTTAAAAAAGAAAATAAAGAAAAAGGAATTGAAGGAGTAGCGGTTTCTAATGGAGTTCAGGTTGTGTTAACAGATAAAAACGGTAGATACAGCCTTCCTGTTCAGGAAAATCAGACGGTTTTTGTAATCAAACCTTCAGGATACATGACGCCGGTTAACGGAAATAATCTTCCTCAATATTATTATCAATATAAGCCAAAAGGTTCGCCTTCAGATTTTAAATATAAAGGATCTGCACCGACGGGAGAGCTTCCAAAAGAGCTGAATTTTGCCTTAAACAAACAAAACGAAAGCAAAAACTTTGATATTTTGGTTTTTGGAGATCCACAACCGTACACAGAAAAGGAATTGGATTATTTTAAAAGAGCAATTGTAAATGAAGTTAAAAATACCAAGAAAAATGCAGTTTTGGGAATCAGTCTGGGTGATTTGGTCGGAGATAATTTAAGTCTGCAAAAACCTTACGCAGATGTAATGAAAGAAGTTGGTCTGCCTTGGTACAACGTAATGGGGAATCACGATATGAACTACGATGCGAAGGAAGATCTGTTCTCAGACGAAACATTTGAATCCAATTTCGGGCCCGCAAATTATTCTTTCAACTATGGAAATGTACACTTCATTATTTTAGATGACATTTTGTATCCTGATCCAAGAGATGGGAAAGGATATTGGGGTGGTTTCCGCGAAGACCAGTTGAAATTCGTTGAAAATGATCTTAAATTGGTTGATAAAAACAAATTGGTTGTCGTTTCTTTTCACATTCCGTTGGAGCATAAAAACGAAGATAATTTCAGAAATGCAGACCGTCAAAAATTATTCGATTATCTGACACCTTTTCAGAATGCTTTGATTTTATCAGCTCACACCCATATTCAGCAGCAGATTTTCTACGGAAAGCAAGCGGGCTGGAACGGTTCAAAAGATCTTCACGAATATAATGCAGGAACGACGTGTGGTGACTGGTGGTCCGGAACAACAGACGATGCAGGGTTGCCGACTTCAACCATGAGAGACGGTACGGCAAAAGGATATTCTTTCATTACTTTTAATGATAATCAGTATAAAGTTAAGTACAAAACAGCCGGAAAACCGGAAGATTATCAGATTAAATTATACGTTCCAAAAGCAATTCCGGGGAAAACTTCTGCTAAAATCCTGGCTAATTTCTTTATGGGAAGTAAAAAAGACAAGGTTGAATACAAAATCGATGGCGATCAGTGGGAAGCAATGGAATATGACGAAACAATAGATCCCAATTTTGCCATGTCAGTTTTTAAATGGGATGTTACACAAAACCTTTTTCCGGGAAGAAGACCTTCAAATCCGGAAATGTCAAAACACATATGGACAGGTGCTTTCCCGAAAAAACTTTCTTTAGGAAAACATAAAGTTGAGGTAAGAACAGTGGATATGTATGGAAATCAGTTCTCAACATCAGAAGAATTCGAGGTGCAAAACCCGGTTCTTATTCCTTAA
- a CDS encoding glycerophosphodiester phosphodiesterase family protein, which produces MKNFILGLAVLSTVVMKAQTQIIAHRGYWQSQPPTTENSLKSLENAQNLKIYGSEFDVRMTKDGVLVINHDEHHAKMEISETDFKDLKKIKLSNGEDFPTLKDYLKQGKKDKSLKLIVEIKPDKTKEKEDELTAKTIKMIKDMKLESQCEYISFSLNICKEIKKIEPTFKVQYLKGELSPQQIKDEGLDGIDYHYSIFQKNPTWISDAKALGLITNAWTVNDVAVSDELKAQGIGFITTNIPDQLKSK; this is translated from the coding sequence ATGAAAAATTTTATCTTAGGGTTAGCAGTTTTAAGCACAGTAGTAATGAAGGCACAGACCCAGATTATCGCACACAGAGGTTATTGGCAAAGCCAGCCTCCGACAACGGAAAACTCATTAAAGTCATTGGAAAACGCACAGAATCTGAAGATTTACGGATCTGAATTTGATGTGAGAATGACGAAAGATGGCGTTCTGGTGATCAACCACGATGAGCATCACGCAAAAATGGAAATTTCTGAAACCGATTTTAAAGATTTAAAGAAAATAAAGTTATCAAACGGTGAAGATTTTCCTACTTTGAAAGATTATTTAAAGCAGGGGAAAAAGGATAAATCACTAAAGCTGATTGTTGAAATAAAGCCTGATAAAACAAAGGAAAAAGAAGACGAACTGACGGCAAAAACAATTAAAATGATTAAAGATATGAAGCTGGAATCTCAGTGTGAGTATATCTCTTTCAGTCTTAATATTTGTAAAGAAATTAAAAAAATTGAACCTACTTTTAAAGTTCAGTATCTGAAAGGTGAATTGTCTCCACAGCAGATTAAAGACGAAGGTTTAGACGGGATTGATTACCATTACAGCATTTTCCAGAAAAACCCAACCTGGATTTCTGATGCAAAAGCTTTAGGATTGATCACAAATGCATGGACAGTGAATGATGTTGCGGTTTCAGACGAATTAAAAGCTCAGGGAATAGGGTTTATTACAACTAATATTCCGGATCAGCTGAAAAGTAAATAA
- a CDS encoding 3-ketoacyl-ACP reductase: protein MNINGKNAIITGGGRGLGKAVALALAHEGVNIGITGRNEENLKMTVEEIKKLGVNATYAVFSMDNEIHVKSGIESLAEQLGGIDILINNAGIGDFGTIEEMPSETWEQVIKTNLFGVYYASKAVHPFMKEKGEGDIVNVASTAGLKGGPNMSAYAASKAAVVSLSQSMMAEWRKQNIRVITLTPSTIASDMSIQGGLTDGNPETVLQPEDFAEWVRDILKMNRRALIANGSIFSTNP, encoded by the coding sequence ATGAATATAAACGGAAAAAACGCCATCATCACAGGTGGTGGAAGAGGTCTTGGTAAAGCAGTTGCTTTGGCTTTGGCACATGAAGGTGTAAATATCGGAATTACCGGAAGGAACGAAGAGAACCTTAAAATGACTGTTGAGGAAATCAAAAAGCTTGGTGTAAATGCAACGTATGCAGTTTTCAGCATGGATAATGAAATTCATGTAAAATCAGGAATTGAATCTTTGGCAGAACAACTTGGCGGAATTGATATTCTGATCAATAACGCAGGAATCGGTGACTTCGGAACCATCGAAGAAATGCCTTCTGAAACTTGGGAACAGGTGATTAAAACCAATCTTTTCGGAGTGTATTATGCTTCAAAAGCAGTTCATCCATTCATGAAAGAGAAAGGTGAAGGAGATATCGTAAACGTAGCATCAACAGCCGGTTTGAAAGGAGGCCCGAATATGTCGGCATATGCAGCTTCAAAGGCAGCAGTTGTCTCCCTATCGCAATCCATGATGGCGGAATGGAGAAAACAGAATATCCGCGTAATCACATTGACACCAAGTACAATTGCTTCTGATATGTCTATCCAAGGTGGTCTAACAGACGGAAACCCCGAAACGGTTCTTCAGCCCGAAGACTTCGCAGAATGGGTAAGAGATATTTTGAAAATGAACAGAAGAGCTTTGATTGCTAATGGTTCAATTTTCTCTACAAATCCATAA